The proteins below are encoded in one region of Micromonospora yangpuensis:
- a CDS encoding acyl carrier protein: protein MTEALPDVAHLHDLPASERREALENLVLAQFKTALLMDDDEDLPLESGFFDLGLTSLRLIELRQRLERQLGLGIDATVLFNRPTIDQLVDHLVREFDPTRPAEPVVAAPVEAVS from the coding sequence ATGACCGAAGCCCTGCCCGATGTCGCGCACCTGCACGACCTGCCGGCCTCCGAGCGCCGGGAGGCGCTGGAGAACCTGGTCCTCGCGCAGTTCAAGACCGCCCTGCTGATGGACGACGACGAGGACCTGCCGCTGGAGAGCGGCTTCTTCGACCTCGGCCTGACCTCCCTGCGCCTGATCGAGCTGCGGCAGCGACTCGAACGGCAGCTCGGCCTCGGCATCGACGCGACGGTGCTGTTCAACCGGCCGACCATCGACCAGCTGGTCGACCACCTGGTACGGGAGTTCGACCCGACCCGGCCCGCCGAGCCCGTCGTCGCGGCCCCGGTGGAGGCCGTGTCATGA
- a CDS encoding type I polyketide synthase: protein MTDAAPRSVPTVEELLAERYEPIAIVGVGLRFPGGCNSVEDFDVFLREGRSGIVDLPGDRWDVAAFTPREPGERGKIQTTGGGFLDRIDQFDAGFFNISPKEAQYIDPQQRMLLETAWQALEHANIDPAPLRRGNGGVYVGASSIDYALEISELPYADLDGHLASGITMFPLSGRLSYFLGWRGPSVSVDTACSSSLTALHLAVQALRAGECDLALCGGVNALHHPRIPVIFSHGQMLAPDGLCKTFDESADGYVRAEGCGVVVLKRLSRAHADGDRVLAVIRGTAVGQDGDSAGLTVPNGAAQEVVIRNALAAARLTPADIQYVEAHGTGTPLGDPIELGAINDVFAESHRDGNPLLVGSVKTNLGHMEPASGIVGLIKTMLQLRSATIYPHLNLRTPSRRIPWASYPVEVPTECRPWPASTRRAVVNSFGFAGTIAAVVLEQAPPEPAPASTGPDLRPAGHVFTLSAKGAVALRAQAEAYRQHLAERADVDLDRLCYTGNVGRTHHSHRRAGIVADPGQLDALLAAIAADEDPPAPAGIRKVAFMFSGQGSQYAGMGADLYHRFPVFRRCVDECDDLFAAPLGRSVRALLLGDLTDPTEIDQTWLTQPALFTLELALARLWTSWGIRPNVLLGHSIGEVVAATVAGLFTVEDAVTLVSARGRLMQSVTAPGGMAAVHADVEQVEPMLASRVQLAVAAVNSPGQCVVSGASAELDSFLADLRGQGIRVDRLTVSHAFHSPLMAEVFDEFRAALAGITFHEPTVTLVSNLTGAVARYAEVADPEYWVRHIGEPVRFLAGVRAIARRGRHAIIELGPSGTLTAQARQCVPADSQRWFVSLSRRERTAEVTLRSLADLYTAGLPVSWTGVHQDRPKHTVDLPTYRFQRRRYWLPAASGQAEAATATAPGEHPLLGREVPGAQPREFTARYRATGPAPLGDHVVDGTVVVPLSAVVELLLAVQDEVFGQHGGALREVTLHAPLTLTDEPTVVRTRLTPRGDDAVEVRVSSGGGADETLHASAVVTESAEPAGPAGDPGTPDGVVDDERDGDTGYLDLASVGRTPGPRLRLLTRAVRHGEVITGALTNRQALPGEHLPVDVLECALQAISVLHPAGPGQLPTAAGSVRLFRRPRGERVLVRARLRPPTDTDPTGQADVLLLDGDRPVAELLGVRLAATDPARPRSFTHRVDWLRESRIAVAGPARHVVLAHADPDTRAALTGLDPAAGITVTPVPGPDELAAALGDPTVTDVAWFWRGGAGPMSAGRLTAESEENYRDLLRTVAAVDRAGAERPPRIWLVTQGAQTLPGDASGTGGTLCAASVWGFGPVLLTEYPQYRATMVDLGGPADLAALVDEWRASRPDEVQLAFRAGRRYARRLLPGEHTPPWPGGFTVGTRDDGQVELAPAPVTPPAAGELRVRLDRVAPLPDGRVVGVGTVRQVGAEGGFTPGGTVVVAYRGAVARSVTLPVAGALALPDPARSTAAVAVAAAALADGTDLAALPDAARMAIALADCTGLPEITQYPLDEAAEALRVAGREPQPGRVLLRLEPGPTDAAPSTDGGAGARIRPDRTYVVTGGLGGLGLVTARKLVDLGARHLTLVSRSGRATPEAAAVLTELRKRAEVLLVAADVGRPGDVDRLTDQLRALDRPVGGFVHAAGAIGKELIAKLDWPAVDEQFGPKVYGGWLLHEASRRFPEHEFFVVYSSVAAIVGGATQAHYAAASAFLDALAVWRAAQGLPALSINWGAWAQVGMSARLDEQFVREIDRSGIRFFSPARALATLTELWQRPVAHRVVGEYDWARIAGANPSGNALYSRVVDPDAGAGEGSDLHGRLLRPEADRAALIGALVREQVARALHLDSAADLDQSVEFVALGLDSLMAVELKTGLERELRLALPASLTFDHPSPRQLVEFLDRRFAAEHVR from the coding sequence ATGACCGACGCGGCACCGCGGTCGGTCCCGACGGTGGAGGAACTGCTGGCCGAGCGGTACGAGCCGATCGCGATCGTCGGCGTCGGACTGCGCTTCCCCGGTGGCTGCAACTCGGTGGAGGACTTCGACGTCTTCCTGCGCGAGGGCCGCTCGGGCATCGTCGACCTGCCCGGGGACCGCTGGGACGTGGCCGCCTTCACCCCGCGTGAGCCGGGCGAACGCGGCAAGATCCAGACCACCGGCGGGGGGTTCCTGGACCGGATCGACCAGTTCGACGCCGGCTTCTTCAACATCTCCCCGAAGGAGGCGCAGTACATCGACCCGCAGCAGCGGATGCTGCTGGAGACCGCGTGGCAGGCGTTGGAACACGCCAACATCGACCCGGCTCCGCTGCGCCGGGGCAACGGCGGCGTGTACGTCGGCGCCAGCTCCATCGACTACGCCCTGGAGATCAGCGAACTGCCCTACGCCGATCTCGACGGACACCTCGCCTCCGGCATCACCATGTTCCCGCTCTCCGGCCGGCTGTCGTACTTCCTGGGCTGGCGGGGGCCGAGCGTGAGCGTCGACACCGCCTGCTCCTCCTCGCTGACCGCGCTGCACCTGGCGGTGCAGGCACTGCGCGCGGGGGAGTGCGACCTCGCGCTCTGCGGTGGCGTGAACGCGCTGCACCACCCGAGGATCCCGGTGATCTTCTCGCACGGGCAGATGCTCGCCCCCGACGGGCTGTGCAAGACCTTCGACGAGTCCGCCGACGGCTACGTCCGGGCCGAGGGCTGCGGCGTGGTGGTACTCAAGCGCCTCTCCCGCGCCCACGCCGACGGTGACCGGGTGCTGGCGGTGATCCGTGGCACGGCGGTCGGCCAGGACGGCGACAGCGCCGGACTCACCGTGCCCAACGGCGCCGCCCAGGAGGTGGTCATCCGCAACGCGCTGGCCGCCGCCCGGCTCACCCCGGCCGACATCCAGTACGTCGAGGCGCACGGCACCGGCACCCCGCTGGGCGACCCGATCGAGCTGGGCGCGATCAACGACGTCTTCGCCGAGTCGCACCGCGACGGCAACCCCCTGCTGGTCGGCTCGGTCAAGACCAACCTCGGGCACATGGAACCCGCCTCCGGCATCGTCGGACTGATCAAGACGATGCTCCAACTCCGCTCGGCGACCATCTACCCGCACCTGAACCTGCGCACCCCGTCCCGGCGCATCCCCTGGGCCAGCTACCCCGTCGAGGTGCCCACCGAGTGTCGCCCGTGGCCGGCGTCGACCCGCCGGGCCGTGGTGAACAGCTTCGGTTTCGCCGGCACCATCGCCGCCGTGGTGCTGGAGCAGGCCCCGCCGGAGCCGGCGCCCGCGTCGACCGGCCCGGACCTCCGGCCGGCCGGGCACGTCTTCACCCTCTCCGCCAAGGGCGCGGTCGCGCTGCGGGCGCAGGCCGAGGCGTACCGGCAGCACCTGGCCGAACGGGCCGACGTCGACCTGGACCGGCTCTGCTACACCGGCAACGTCGGCCGGACCCACCACAGCCACCGCCGCGCCGGGATCGTCGCCGACCCCGGGCAGCTCGACGCGCTGCTGGCGGCGATCGCCGCCGACGAGGACCCGCCCGCGCCCGCCGGCATCCGCAAGGTCGCGTTCATGTTCAGCGGCCAGGGCTCCCAGTACGCGGGCATGGGCGCCGACCTCTACCACCGTTTCCCGGTCTTCCGGCGGTGTGTCGACGAGTGCGACGACCTCTTCGCCGCCCCCCTGGGCCGCTCGGTGCGGGCCCTGCTCCTCGGCGACCTCACCGACCCCACCGAGATCGACCAGACCTGGCTCACCCAGCCGGCCCTGTTCACCCTCGAACTGGCCCTGGCGCGGCTCTGGACCTCGTGGGGGATCCGCCCCAACGTGCTGCTCGGGCACAGCATCGGCGAGGTGGTCGCCGCCACCGTGGCGGGCCTGTTCACCGTCGAGGACGCGGTGACCCTGGTCAGCGCGCGCGGACGACTCATGCAGTCGGTCACCGCCCCGGGCGGCATGGCCGCGGTGCACGCCGACGTCGAACAGGTGGAGCCGATGCTGGCCAGCCGGGTGCAGCTGGCCGTGGCGGCGGTCAACAGCCCGGGGCAGTGCGTGGTCTCCGGGGCGTCGGCGGAGCTGGACAGCTTCCTGGCCGACCTGCGCGGGCAGGGGATCCGGGTCGACCGGCTCACCGTCTCGCACGCCTTCCACTCCCCGTTGATGGCCGAGGTCTTCGACGAGTTCCGGGCCGCGTTGGCCGGGATCACCTTCCACGAGCCGACCGTCACGCTGGTCTCCAACCTCACCGGCGCGGTCGCCCGGTACGCCGAGGTCGCCGACCCGGAGTACTGGGTACGGCACATCGGCGAGCCGGTGCGTTTCCTGGCCGGGGTGCGGGCGATCGCCAGGCGTGGCCGGCACGCGATCATCGAGCTCGGGCCGTCCGGCACGTTGACCGCGCAGGCCCGCCAGTGTGTGCCGGCCGACTCGCAGCGGTGGTTCGTCAGCCTCAGCCGGCGTGAGCGTACCGCCGAGGTGACCCTGCGCTCGCTCGCCGACCTCTACACCGCCGGGCTGCCGGTCTCCTGGACCGGCGTGCACCAGGACCGGCCGAAGCACACAGTGGACCTGCCCACCTACCGCTTCCAGCGTCGGCGGTACTGGCTACCGGCGGCCAGCGGGCAGGCCGAGGCGGCCACCGCGACCGCTCCCGGCGAGCACCCGCTGCTCGGCCGGGAGGTCCCCGGCGCGCAGCCCCGCGAGTTCACCGCCCGGTACCGGGCCACCGGCCCCGCCCCCCTCGGCGACCACGTCGTCGACGGCACGGTCGTGGTGCCGCTGTCGGCGGTGGTCGAACTGCTCCTCGCCGTCCAGGACGAGGTCTTCGGCCAGCACGGTGGCGCCCTGCGTGAGGTGACGCTGCACGCGCCGCTGACGCTCACCGACGAGCCCACCGTGGTCCGTACCCGGTTGACCCCCCGGGGCGACGACGCGGTGGAGGTGCGGGTGTCCAGTGGCGGCGGCGCCGACGAGACCCTGCACGCCAGCGCGGTCGTGACCGAGTCGGCGGAACCGGCCGGCCCCGCCGGCGACCCGGGTACCCCCGACGGGGTGGTCGACGACGAGCGCGACGGTGACACCGGCTACCTCGACCTGGCCTCGGTCGGCCGGACACCGGGGCCCCGACTGCGGCTGCTGACCCGGGCGGTACGGCACGGCGAGGTGATCACCGGTGCGCTTACCAACCGGCAGGCGCTGCCCGGCGAGCACCTACCGGTCGACGTGCTGGAGTGCGCGTTGCAGGCGATCTCCGTACTGCACCCGGCCGGCCCCGGACAGCTGCCGACGGCGGCCGGATCGGTCCGGCTCTTCCGGCGGCCCCGGGGCGAGCGGGTGCTGGTCAGGGCCCGGCTGCGGCCCCCGACCGACACGGATCCGACGGGGCAGGCCGACGTGCTGCTCCTGGACGGGGACCGACCGGTCGCCGAGTTGCTCGGGGTGCGGTTGGCCGCCACCGACCCGGCCCGGCCGCGCAGCTTCACCCATCGGGTCGACTGGCTGCGGGAGAGCCGTATCGCCGTCGCGGGTCCGGCCCGCCACGTCGTGCTGGCCCACGCCGATCCGGACACCCGGGCCGCGTTGACCGGCCTCGACCCCGCCGCCGGGATCACCGTGACGCCGGTGCCGGGACCGGACGAGCTGGCCGCCGCGCTTGGCGATCCGACCGTCACCGACGTGGCCTGGTTCTGGCGGGGCGGGGCAGGCCCGATGTCGGCCGGGCGGCTCACCGCCGAGTCCGAGGAGAACTACCGGGACCTGCTGCGCACGGTGGCCGCCGTCGACCGTGCCGGCGCCGAACGGCCGCCGCGGATCTGGCTGGTCACTCAGGGGGCGCAGACCCTGCCCGGCGATGCGTCCGGGACCGGCGGGACCCTCTGCGCCGCGTCCGTCTGGGGCTTCGGCCCGGTGCTGCTCACCGAGTACCCGCAGTACCGGGCGACCATGGTGGACCTGGGCGGGCCGGCGGATCTCGCCGCGCTCGTCGACGAGTGGCGGGCCAGCCGTCCGGACGAGGTGCAGCTCGCCTTCCGCGCCGGCCGGAGGTACGCGCGACGGCTGCTGCCCGGTGAGCACACCCCGCCGTGGCCGGGCGGGTTCACCGTAGGGACCCGTGACGACGGTCAGGTGGAGTTGGCGCCCGCCCCGGTGACCCCGCCCGCAGCCGGTGAGCTGCGGGTCCGGCTGGACCGGGTCGCACCGCTGCCCGACGGGCGGGTGGTCGGCGTGGGCACCGTGCGGCAGGTCGGTGCCGAGGGCGGGTTCACCCCCGGCGGCACGGTCGTGGTCGCGTACCGGGGTGCGGTGGCCCGGTCGGTGACCCTGCCGGTGGCCGGCGCGCTGGCGCTGCCCGACCCGGCCCGGTCGACCGCCGCGGTGGCGGTGGCCGCCGCGGCACTGGCCGACGGCACCGACCTGGCAGCCCTGCCGGACGCGGCCCGGATGGCCATCGCGCTGGCCGACTGCACCGGCCTGCCGGAGATCACCCAGTACCCGCTCGACGAGGCCGCCGAGGCGTTGCGGGTGGCCGGGCGGGAACCGCAGCCGGGCCGGGTGCTGCTGCGCCTGGAACCCGGACCGACCGACGCGGCTCCGTCGACCGACGGCGGGGCGGGCGCGCGGATCCGGCCGGACCGGACGTACGTGGTCACCGGTGGTCTCGGTGGGCTCGGCCTGGTCACCGCTCGGAAGCTGGTCGACCTCGGTGCGCGGCATCTGACCCTGGTCAGCCGCTCCGGCCGGGCCACGCCGGAGGCCGCCGCGGTCCTCACCGAGCTGCGCAAGCGGGCCGAGGTGCTGTTGGTCGCGGCCGATGTCGGTCGCCCCGGCGACGTGGACCGGCTGACCGACCAGCTGCGGGCGCTCGACCGGCCGGTCGGCGGGTTCGTGCACGCGGCCGGCGCGATCGGCAAGGAGTTGATCGCCAAGCTCGACTGGCCGGCGGTCGACGAGCAGTTCGGACCCAAGGTGTACGGCGGCTGGCTGCTGCACGAGGCGAGCCGTCGGTTCCCGGAGCACGAGTTCTTCGTGGTCTACTCCTCGGTCGCGGCGATCGTCGGTGGTGCGACCCAGGCCCACTACGCGGCGGCCAGCGCGTTCCTCGACGCCCTGGCCGTCTGGCGGGCGGCACAGGGGCTGCCCGCGTTGAGCATCAACTGGGGTGCCTGGGCGCAGGTGGGCATGTCGGCCCGCCTGGACGAGCAGTTCGTCCGGGAGATCGACCGCAGCGGCATCCGCTTCTTCTCTCCGGCACGGGCGCTGGCCACCCTGACCGAGCTGTGGCAGCGACCGGTGGCGCACCGGGTGGTCGGTGAGTACGACTGGGCGCGGATCGCCGGCGCCAACCCGTCCGGCAACGCCCTCTACTCGCGGGTGGTCGACCCGGACGCCGGTGCGGGTGAGGGCTCGGACCTGCACGGGCGGCTGCTGCGCCCGGAGGCAGACCGGGCCGCCCTGATCGGCGCGCTGGTCCGGGAGCAGGTCGCCCGGGCGTTGCACCTGGACAGCGCCGCGGACCTCGACCAGAGCGTGGAGTTCGTCGCGCTCGGGCTGGACTCGCTGATGGCGGTCGAGCTCAAGACCGGACTGGAGCGGGAACTGCGGCTGGCGTTGCCCGCCTCGCTCACCTTCGACCACCCCTCGCCGCGGCAGCTCGTGGAGTTCCTCGACCGCCGCTTCGCCGCGGAGCACGTCCGCTGA
- a CDS encoding long-chain-fatty-acid--CoA ligase: protein MDLPDDWTLAATSAAHAHHRGAHVAIWCQDRATTYAELHRCSNRTAHALRAAGIGPGARVAFLGRESEYYYSTVLACAKIGAVLVPVNWRLTAGEVDHIVRDSTAELILVEREFRTVVEQVRAGLPALRRVVELDGDDPGDPGAGLRAWRADAPDTVPEHRCGPHDPVVQIYTSGTTGRPKGVVLAHRSFFTLPAASREAGVDWIDWRADDVALISLPGLGIAGIGWFMHTFNAGGTNVVLRMYLPSEAVRLIPKHRVTTTFVAPAMLAMMLQERGVGPDTFASLRKVAYGAAPISTGLLQRCLEVFGCEFAQIYASTETGTVAVCLPPTDHVPGSGLLRAAGRACPGTEIKIVDREGRPVPPGVMGQVCVRTPARMLGYWNLPEATAATLVGEWLHMGDAGRLDADGYLFLGDRINDTIIVAGQNIYPAEVEKELAEHPAVADVAVVGVAHPSWGDAVHAVVVPRPGRRATGRELSAFLRGRIADYKIPVGYHVADALPRNPSGKVLRRIVRERLQQEAGAAEPTAVPTPTPTAVPTPTPTAVPTPTPVAVSTPTSVAASATKGD from the coding sequence GTGGATCTCCCCGACGACTGGACCCTGGCCGCGACGTCGGCGGCGCACGCGCACCACCGTGGCGCACACGTGGCCATCTGGTGCCAGGACCGCGCCACCACCTACGCCGAGCTGCACCGGTGCAGCAACCGCACCGCGCACGCCCTGCGGGCGGCCGGGATCGGCCCCGGAGCCCGGGTGGCCTTCCTGGGCCGGGAATCGGAGTACTACTACTCGACCGTGCTGGCCTGCGCCAAGATCGGCGCGGTGCTGGTCCCGGTGAACTGGCGGCTGACCGCCGGCGAGGTGGACCACATCGTCCGGGACTCCACCGCGGAGCTGATCCTCGTCGAGCGGGAGTTCCGGACGGTCGTGGAACAGGTCCGCGCCGGACTGCCGGCGCTGCGCCGGGTCGTCGAGCTCGACGGCGACGACCCGGGGGACCCGGGGGCGGGGCTACGCGCCTGGCGGGCCGACGCCCCGGACACCGTCCCGGAGCACCGTTGCGGGCCGCACGACCCGGTGGTGCAGATCTACACGAGCGGGACCACCGGCCGCCCGAAGGGGGTGGTCCTCGCCCACCGCAGCTTCTTCACCCTGCCCGCCGCGTCCCGCGAAGCCGGCGTCGACTGGATCGACTGGCGGGCCGACGACGTGGCCCTGATCTCGCTGCCCGGGCTCGGCATCGCCGGCATCGGTTGGTTCATGCACACCTTCAACGCCGGCGGCACCAACGTGGTGCTGCGGATGTACCTGCCCTCCGAGGCGGTCCGGCTGATCCCGAAGCACCGGGTCACCACGACCTTCGTCGCCCCGGCGATGCTGGCGATGATGCTCCAGGAGCGCGGTGTCGGCCCGGACACCTTCGCCTCGCTGCGCAAGGTCGCCTACGGCGCGGCCCCGATCTCCACCGGGCTGCTGCAACGCTGCCTGGAGGTCTTCGGCTGTGAGTTCGCCCAGATCTACGCCAGTACCGAGACCGGCACGGTGGCGGTCTGCCTGCCGCCGACCGACCACGTGCCGGGCAGCGGGCTGCTGCGGGCGGCGGGACGGGCCTGTCCGGGCACCGAGATCAAGATCGTCGACCGGGAGGGCCGGCCGGTGCCGCCCGGCGTGATGGGGCAGGTGTGCGTCCGTACCCCGGCGCGGATGCTCGGCTACTGGAACCTGCCCGAGGCGACGGCGGCCACCCTGGTCGGCGAATGGCTGCACATGGGCGACGCCGGCCGGCTCGACGCCGACGGCTATCTCTTCCTCGGCGACCGGATCAACGACACCATCATCGTGGCCGGGCAGAACATCTACCCGGCCGAGGTGGAGAAGGAGCTGGCCGAGCATCCGGCCGTCGCCGACGTGGCCGTGGTGGGCGTGGCCCACCCGAGCTGGGGCGACGCGGTACACGCGGTCGTCGTGCCGCGCCCCGGCCGGCGGGCCACCGGCCGGGAACTGTCGGCCTTCCTGCGGGGCCGGATCGCCGACTACAAGATCCCGGTCGGGTACCACGTCGCGGACGCGCTGCCGCGCAACCCGTCCGGAAAGGTGCTGCGCCGCATCGTCCGGGAACGACTCCAACAGGAGGCCGGGGCGGCGGAACCGACCGCGGTGCCGACGCCCACACCGACCGCCGTGCCCACGCCCACCCCGACCGCCGTGCCGACGCCCACACCGGTCGCCGTATCGACGCCCACATCGGTCGCCGCGTCGGCGACGAAGGGAGACTGA
- a CDS encoding LLM class flavin-dependent oxidoreductase — MPTDDRPRIGVLLPTREQAITGDTGMPALLDFAREVELLGFDSVWTGDSLVARPRLDPLVVLAAVGTATTRVTVGTAAMTPALRHPVLGASMLASLDHACGGRLTLGLGSGFPIPETEEEFDLVGASFAGRAGRLDEIVDLWRTAWHSRDPQAPADFTGRHWSAAGLDRLSPPYRPGGPPLWLASSDTPRVLRRVARRYDGWLPFLPSAQSYAAARETIVRLCVEAGRPADAVTPGLYATLTVDDDRDRAYAELERYVQRYYGRSLETMSQIQAYGWGSARECADWLVGYLRAGARHIVIRIGSLDPRPQLEQIGEVLLPAVRAAALTTTTTTA; from the coding sequence GTGCCCACCGACGACCGTCCACGGATCGGAGTGCTGCTGCCCACCCGGGAGCAGGCCATCACCGGCGACACCGGCATGCCCGCGTTGCTGGACTTCGCCCGCGAGGTCGAACTGCTCGGGTTCGACTCCGTCTGGACGGGCGACTCGCTCGTCGCCCGACCACGACTGGACCCGCTGGTCGTGCTCGCCGCCGTCGGTACGGCCACCACCCGGGTCACGGTCGGCACGGCCGCGATGACCCCGGCGCTGCGCCACCCGGTGCTCGGTGCGAGCATGCTCGCCAGCCTGGACCACGCCTGCGGCGGCCGGTTGACGCTGGGGCTCGGCTCGGGCTTCCCCATTCCGGAGACGGAGGAGGAGTTCGACCTGGTCGGGGCCTCCTTCGCCGGGCGGGCCGGCCGCCTCGACGAGATCGTCGACCTGTGGCGGACCGCGTGGCACAGCCGGGATCCGCAGGCCCCGGCCGACTTCACCGGGCGGCACTGGTCGGCCGCCGGGCTGGACCGGCTGTCGCCGCCGTACCGGCCCGGCGGGCCGCCGCTCTGGCTGGCCAGCAGCGACACCCCCCGGGTCCTGCGCCGGGTCGCCCGCCGTTACGACGGTTGGCTGCCGTTCCTGCCCTCCGCGCAGAGCTACGCCGCCGCCCGGGAGACCATCGTGCGGCTCTGCGTCGAGGCGGGACGCCCCGCCGACGCGGTCACCCCGGGTCTGTACGCCACGCTCACCGTCGACGACGACCGGGACCGGGCCTACGCCGAGCTGGAGCGGTACGTCCAGCGCTACTACGGCCGGTCACTGGAGACGATGAGCCAGATCCAGGCGTACGGCTGGGGCAGCGCCCGGGAGTGCGCCGACTGGCTGGTCGGCTACCTGCGGGCCGGTGCCCGGCACATCGTCATCCGGATCGGGTCGTTGGACCCGCGGCCGCAGCTCGAGCAGATCGGGGAGGTGCTGCTGCCCGCCGTCCGGGCCGCGGCCCTCACCACCACCACCACCACCGCCTGA
- a CDS encoding thioesterase II family protein, giving the protein MSDQFAATSGAGQWLHPVEPSPDAAIRLFLFPHAGSGAIIYREWADLLPRDVGAQAVTLPGRHNRREEASHEDWEPLMDALHEAITAELDDRPYAFFGHCMGAQLAYQLTERIEAGGERGPVLLGMSGWAPQGFFIPTEEQSRMPESEMVEWIKKLGSFPAEIYDNPQMLALVVPALRADLAVCAQYVDDGARVNCPIASYGGRSDPLMERPDAMDSWRDRSPQYLGNSEFPGGHFYIDTHALAVTTDFVRHLYRFAALVGS; this is encoded by the coding sequence ATGAGCGACCAGTTCGCCGCGACCTCCGGGGCCGGACAGTGGCTCCACCCGGTGGAGCCGTCCCCGGACGCCGCGATCCGGCTGTTCCTGTTCCCGCACGCCGGCAGCGGCGCGATCATCTACCGGGAGTGGGCTGACCTGCTGCCCCGGGACGTCGGGGCGCAGGCGGTCACCCTGCCCGGACGGCACAACCGGCGGGAGGAGGCGTCCCACGAGGACTGGGAACCCCTGATGGACGCCCTGCACGAGGCGATCACCGCCGAGCTGGACGACCGGCCGTACGCGTTCTTCGGGCACTGCATGGGTGCGCAGTTGGCGTACCAGCTCACCGAGCGGATCGAGGCCGGCGGCGAGCGGGGCCCGGTCCTGCTCGGCATGTCCGGCTGGGCGCCGCAGGGGTTCTTCATCCCCACCGAGGAGCAGAGCCGGATGCCCGAGTCCGAGATGGTGGAGTGGATCAAGAAGCTGGGATCGTTCCCCGCCGAGATCTACGACAACCCGCAGATGCTCGCCCTGGTGGTGCCCGCGCTCCGGGCCGACCTGGCGGTCTGCGCCCAGTACGTCGACGACGGCGCCCGGGTGAACTGCCCGATCGCCTCCTACGGTGGGCGGTCCGATCCGCTGATGGAACGGCCTGACGCGATGGACTCGTGGCGGGACCGGAGCCCGCAGTACCTGGGTAACAGCGAGTTCCCGGGTGGACACTTCTACATCGACACGCACGCCCTGGCCGTGACCACCGACTTCGTCCGGCACCTGTACCGGTTCGCGGCGCTGGTCGGCAGCTGA
- a CDS encoding PaaI family thioesterase, whose protein sequence is MSEALTAERLRELMPFAATLGVRFDRLDATEVSAELDWSPALCTVGQVMHGGALVSLADSVGGVCAFLNLPAGAVTTTIEVKCNFFLAVRRGVVRAVARPMHVGRSVIVVATDLHQLSGGDAPAGSGATRVAHAVQSQLVLR, encoded by the coding sequence ATGTCCGAGGCCCTGACCGCCGAGCGCCTGCGGGAGCTGATGCCTTTCGCCGCCACGCTCGGGGTGCGCTTCGACCGGCTCGACGCCACCGAGGTCAGCGCCGAGCTGGACTGGTCGCCGGCGCTGTGCACCGTCGGCCAGGTGATGCACGGCGGCGCGCTGGTGTCGCTGGCCGACTCCGTCGGGGGCGTGTGCGCGTTCCTGAACCTCCCGGCCGGGGCGGTCACCACGACCATCGAGGTGAAGTGCAACTTCTTCCTGGCGGTGCGGCGCGGTGTGGTCCGGGCGGTGGCCCGGCCGATGCACGTGGGTCGCAGTGTGATCGTGGTGGCGACCGATCTGCACCAGCTGTCCGGCGGTGACGCGCCGGCCGGCAGCGGGGCCACCCGGGTCGCGCACGCCGTCCAGTCCCAGCTGGTGCTGCGCTGA